A window from Dioscorea cayenensis subsp. rotundata cultivar TDr96_F1 chromosome 10, TDr96_F1_v2_PseudoChromosome.rev07_lg8_w22 25.fasta, whole genome shotgun sequence encodes these proteins:
- the LOC120270510 gene encoding lipoxygenase 6, chloroplastic-like, whose translation MKEKLVEKIEDQWESFVNGIGCGIVVQLVSEEIDPVTKTGKRSAETPVRSWLPQASGNPLLAEYVANLTVQSDFGLPGAIIITNPHSKEFYLMEIVIHGFSGGPVIFPSNSWIHSRSDNPQSRILFSNQAYLPSQTPNGLKDLRQEDLICLRGDGQGERKMFERVYDYATYNDLGNPDKGEDLARPNLGGNQKPYPRRCRTGRPPAKSDPTAEGRVEKPHPIYVPRDEAFEEVKQTTFSSGALRALLHNLIPALKAALSRSDKQFECFSDIDQLYKVGVLLQRDEPKATTKLLLPSILSSIMNVGERFLKYEVPSIISRDSFSWLRDNEFARQTLAGVNPVDIERLREFPIISKLDPAVYGPPESAITKECIEHDLNGMSLEEAMENDRLFILDYHDLLLPFVKKINSLKGRKVYASRTIFFRTRFGTLRPIAIELSLPPTASNPPKKRVYTRGHDATSHWIWKLAKAHVCSVDAGVHQLVNHWLRTHACMEPYIIAAHRQLSFMHPIFKLLHPHMRYTMEINALARQSLINGGGIIEACFSPGKYSLELSSAAYKSVWRFDMEALPADLIRRGMAVEDPSMPCGIKLVIEDYPYAADGLLIWSAIQDWVRDYVNHFYTKAEAVTSDTELQDWWDEIKNKGHADKKDEPWWPKLNNQEDLINILTIMIWTASGQHAAVNFGQYPFGGYMPNRPTLMKKLIPQEDEPDYEDFILNPQYTFLSSVPSQLQATQIMAVQDTLSTHSPDEEYLGQLHNSHSHWIKDRQIVNYFETFSAKLVEIEDIIHKRNKNFHLKNRSGAGVPPYELLLPTSGPGVTGRGVPNSISI comes from the exons ATGAAGGAGAAGCTGGTGGAGAAGATCGAGGATCAATGGGAGTCTTTTGTTAATGGCATCGGCTGTGGGATCGTTGTTCAGCTCGTCAGTGAGGAGATCGACCCTG TCACCAAAACTGGGAAGAGAAGTGCAGAGACTCCAGTGAGGAGTTGGTTACCCCAGGCATCAGGCAATCCATTGCTTGCTGAGTATGTCGCAAATCTCACTGTCCAGTCTGATTTTGGCCTGCCTGGCGCCATTATCATCACAAACCCTCATAGCAAGGAGTTCTACCTGATGGAGATTGTAATTCATGGTTTCAGTGGGGGCCCTGTCATTTTTCCGTCAAATTCATGGATCCATTCTCGCAGTGATAATCCTCAGAGCAGGATTCTCTTCAGCAATCAG GCATACTTGCCATCTCAAACCCCCAATGGTCTTAAGGACCTTCGACAAGAAGACCTGATTTGCCTTCGTGGTGATGGGCAAGGCGAGAGGAAAATGTTTGAAAGAGTCTATGACTATGCCACATACAATGACTTGGGTAATCCTGACAagggtgaagatcttgctaggcCAAATCTAGGAGGTAATCAGAAACCATATCCTAGGCGTTGTCGTACCGGCCGACCACCAGCTAAGTCAG ATCCAACAGCAGAGGGTCGGGTAGAGAAGCCTCATCCTATATATGTCCCTCGCGATGAGGCATTTGAGGAAGTCAAGCAGACCACATTTTCTTCTGGAGCTTTAAGAGCATTACTTCACAATCTGATACCAGCCCTAAAAGCTGCACTTTCTAGATCTGACAAACAGTTCGAGTGCTTCTCTGACATCGACCAGCTATACAAAGTCGGGGTACTACTCCAACGTGATGAACCTAAAGCAACCACCAAGCTTTTACTCCCATCAATACTGTCAAGTATCATGAATGTCGGTGAAAGATTTCTAAAATATGAGGTTCCATCTATCATATCAA GGGACAGTTTTTCTTGGTTGCGGGACAATGAATTTGCCCGCCAGACTTTAGCTGGTGTAAACCCAGTTGATATTGAAAGACTGAGG GAGTTCCCTATAATCAGTAAGTTGGATCCTGCAGTTTATGGTCCTCCAGAGTCGGCAATAACTAAGGAGTGTATAGAGCATGATTTGAACGGAATGAGCCTTGAAGAG GCAATGGAGAATGATAGATTGTTTATTCTTGATTATCATGATCTCCTTCTTCCATTTGTAAAAAAGATCAACTCCTTGAAGGGAAGGAAAGTTTATGCTTCAAGAACAATATTCTTCCGCACCAGATTTGGCACTCTTAGACCAATCGCTATCGAGCTTAGCTTGCCACCTACTGCTTCCAATCCTCCTAAAAAAAGGGTATATACAAGAGGACATGATGCTACAAGTCATTGGATTTGGAAATTGGCAAAAGCTCATGTCTGTTCAGTTGATGCTGGGGTCCATCAACTAGTGAACCATTG GTTGAGGACTCATGCATGTATGGAGCCCTACATAATTGCTGCTCATAGGCAGCTTAGTTTCATGCACCCAATTTTCAAGCTGCTGCATCCACATATGCGATACACAATGGAAATCAACGCATTGGCACGCCAAAGTTTAATAAATGGTGGTGGCATTATTGAGGCCTGCTTTAGCCCAGGGAAGTACTCATTAGAGCTTAGTTCAGCAGCTTATAAGAGCGTGTGGCGATTTGATATGGAAGCACTGCCGGCTGACCTGATCCGAAG AGGCATGGCTGTAGAGGACCCCTCGATGCCTTGTGGCATAAAGCTTGTCATAGAGGACTACCCTTACGCCGCAGATGGTCTGCTCATCTGGTCGGCGATACAAGATTGGGTCCGCGACTATGTGAACCATTTCTACACCAAAGCCGAAGCTGTTACTTCCGACACAGAGCTCCAAGATTGGTGGGATGAGATTAAGAACAAAGGTCATGCGGACAAGAAAGACGAACCATGGTGGCCAAAGTTAAACAACCAAGAAGACCTGATCAACATTCTGACTATCATGATATGGACTGCTTCAGGACAACATGCAGCTGTAAACTTTGGTCAGTACCCATTCGGAGGCTACATGCCGAATCGGCCTACTCTAATGAAGAAACTCATTCCACAAGAAGATGAGCCTGACTACGAGGACTTCATATTGAATCCTCAATACACTTTTCTGTCATCGGTGCCATCTCAACTTCAAGCTACTCAAATAATGGCAGTCCAGGACACCTTATCGACGCATTCTCCTGACGAGGAGTATCTGGGTCAGCTGCACAATTCACACTCTCACTGGATCAAGGATCGGCAAATAGTGAACTATTTTGAAACATTCTCCGCAAAATTGGTCGAGATTGAGGACATCATACACAAGAGAAACAAGAACTTCCATCTCAAGAACAGAAGCGGAGCTGGTGTACCTCCATACGAACTTCTCCTTCCTACCTCCGGTCCCGGTGTGACGGGCCGTGGCGTTCCGAATAGCATATCCATATGA